AGTTTTGAAATCTTTTTGTGATCCCAAACAAATTACCCCAAAGTAGAATATGCACACAGCCACACATTCACTTTTTCGGGGGCATGTTTAATTACTTATATGGCATGAGGATAAGAAGGATGAGGGATTAAAAAGTAACGAGGATGTGAAGGATTAGGTATGGGATGCCTTTATTTTATAGGCATCGCATTATTGAGATGAGTTATGCTAGAGAGATTATGTACTTATAATATATGTTGTAGACTATATGATGTGACGGTTAATACTTTGATTCCTTCTTATCCAACCATCAACTGTCATATATCATTGGTCtacaaaaatatgatttaaaaatattgtctccttagcattttccTACCCGTTTATTCTCATTGGCTTAAATGTTAAAACGGTCTCTGTGTTTTATTTCATAGGAAATTTAGtctctatatttttaatttggctGGTTTAATCTTTGTGTTTTACTCTCCTAATCTGTGATCCTTTCCATCCAAGTACCATTCAAAAAACGTAAATATGTTtgcaaatttataaaataaaaaaataacaaatctctctctctctctctctctctctctctctctctctctctcaaatcttcactgacacaccccgaccgaagttagggcatgctggccatcacgtgagaatgacgtaaccatgtgcacagtgcggaagctaagaataataataaagtacaaataaataaaaatcaagctaTACACTGAGTAAATagcatacatgtgcaagcgtaagtgtgataAATGATATTCAGAGCATAAAAGATctagtgcagtccagaagaacAAACACTAACGAAACACACCCAGAGGTgatcctacactggtgataatctgtcagatatgccgaaaatccctcgagagccaccaaaagagtAATCCAattagaacctagaggggcgcaaaatagaaagcgtgagtgggatcatttcaatatcaaaagttctaacccctcgctgtaaaacctgtacagtttcccagaaaatagaatatgcacatatatataaaacatgctcagaagtatgccatgtcgaatgcctctatATAAAATGTAAGTACTAAGGTAATAtcaatcaatgccatgtaatttGTCAATTAGAGTcacttaacgtgacctgtacggctgaatctagagctcaaatcccaaactcactaactatacctgtaaacgagtcggaaccacctatagtggtctgtaagACAAAACTGGGTGtaaaataaatacgctcaagtgctacaaccaagtgaagactgggcgaataatcgcgggtcacctacgagtcggaaccacctaaaatggtctgtacgacaggactgtgcacctaacttggatccaagatgagcgtgtggtgcgggaagtgaacatcacgtgaaggactgtgctctactctgggcgggagcattaaccccgggggtgcaggttatgagctctctatgcatctcatatCGCTACTAATgacaaacataaaccataacttacctggcatttacctgtgcgtccgcagcaccaaacatatatatataccactactaatgcataattaaataggcaaacacgatgcatggcatttaaaacatataaacgtttcatttcattttctgggaaaatcataagtatataggtatatacggaaaaccaaaagcccactcactggtatgtagaagggtcgcaacccccttgcctcgagtgactgcactcatcctcgggataggtctcacctatatgcgaaccaactataaaaacgttaatttaaagcacataacccaaactaggtaataacttttcatacaatgctcaaatggggtgtatgaatacaccaatgcgatctactcaacctcacgaacatccccatattttaaaataattttccgacgccgcacgcgcccccacgcgctggccaaggcactgccacacgcgccgcccacgcgcaggcacatgcctggcacactgatggCGTCAGTTAacaccgtcaggaatattccgttatatCTGACAgattctgttaaagttaacctaaagccgttaggaatattccgtccaaactgacggaatattccgtcatcttctctaGCCAACCTCTGGCGCCGTCACCGTCGTCGGAAAACCGGGAAATTTTCTAAACTTaatttctcactcgtttttcacccaaatttcacgaaattggtaccaaaatgaagcttacaactagaagaacaaaaccttaccactttcaagcactaaaaccaacggaatctcgccagaaaaacttcaccaaatccggccaaacctacaagtcacgatcccgacgtccaaaacctttaaacgaaccaccccgagcttcctaaggacctcacgaagCTTCCTACAaccttgaaattcccaaaaacacatgattttacgtgtgcatgaacagtaccccgaATTGAACATCtcgggttcgacgtgaaaacgaatgtgtccttacctgaaataggtatggttgaacttgTATGAAGCTCACGAACACAAAGGCATAAGTCTCCACCACGATCTACCACGTTTTTGAAGGATTTGATCTTGTCCGtacaaagaagaaaggaaagggagagagagacagggataCGAGAcagggaaaggatgagaatgagtgtggatgtgtgtgtgtgtggtccaaaagcaaccaaccaaaaccccaaaataaccacacaacgaaacaaaaccactaggggcaaaaccatcATTTTACCTCTACAGTACGAAAAATccaggacgggctgtcacattcaCCCTTGGGTCCTTGCCTAGCTTCAATTCGCTCATTTTTCCAGCTATACGGTGACATATCATAGATCTCCACTGCTTCTTCACACCAGTATCTATCCCAGATAACCCACCCCTTCATTCACACTTGTTGGACTGTAAGCATTACTACTGAGGATTGGAGAAGAGGAGTTTGATCATTCTGCAAGTTTTCCATTTCTATTCTTAAGTTGCAAATGAACGACTGTGATTAGAACTAGCTAACTTGCTAAATGAATGACATCTATCATATCATATAGGATTTTAAATAAGTCATGTGTTGAGATTGAATCTCATATTGATGGGAGGATGgatcttgcatgggcttatatgTAAGTTGGGTCattccccatattgccaatatgatggaacctcaacttttttcatggcATCATAGCAAGTTGTCCTACGTGTGGCTACGTGTAAAGCTAAATAGCCACACGTACTTCACGTCACCCCGTTCTGTTTTCTACATGTTAGGCTTCAAAATTTGCCATATTTGAGGGGCGCGttaagaatgaatctcacaaTGATGGGAGGAGAGGCATTACAtaggcttataagtaagttaggCCAATTCCCATTAATGAAAGGAGGAACATTGCAtaggcttataagtaagttagaccacttcccatattatcaattggtttatggtgaaacttcaactttcttcatcacGTGATATGTAAGCTGAGTGAATGGGGTTGCAACGGCTACAAGGAATTGGAGCAACAAATTCTTCAATCTCTGATTGAGTTCTGTGAttgaaatcaaaccaaacacCTAAAACTATATATTCTAACAACATTTTCATCAATCATCCAGCCCCATCTATGTCATCTATAGACCCATGCACCACTTTATCACACCGATCAGCACTGCAGGCTTTTTCCTGCATTGATCACTATTTTCTTGCCCGCCCTTGTGGTCGAGGgatctttattattttttaaattatgaacttttattataattttttaaatatttttaaattgagttttttatatttcttgaataaatataatttttttatttatgtcaaATGACTATTTGATGGTAAATTAAAGGAATTAACCACATCGGCTAATGGAGCAAAACACAAGGATAAAATCGGCCTAATTTACATACGAGGACTAAATTgaccaataaaataaaacaaagagacCGTTTTAACATTTAAGTTATTCTTATTCTCATAGATGATGAGTAAACATTTCTTGCACCTCTTTCTCATCCTGAAATAAATGACATCTAACCAAACCGCATAGGTTCACCTAAACTCATTAATGGACTCTTTTCTTgcataaagataaaaaaaaaaaatttgggtacCTATTCATCTTAATTAGAATGCAAAATTTGCATAATATGCTGAACCACCACATCTTTTTCTATAATTAACCCCTCTTACATAACCTTCTCATTCCCCCATGCCCAAAACCATGAAGTACTACCAACCCCATCTTCTTCCCCATCTTCTCACAATCTGTTGTTTTTTCATCGCTTCCTCCTCTGTCTACCGTTTCGGAAACGACACACATGTACAGAGATAAGTGTACGGCAATGGTAGAATCTTTGACATCAGCCACAGGTACATCCCTGTTAGATTGAATTGAGATCTGATTATTTTACTTGAATGAATTCAAAGAAGGATGATAAAATGCATagagaaataaaatagaaatggTTACTCCTTTCTCTGCAAGTCACAAATGAGCTACTGTAATTCTCATTGGATTCTGATATGCTCACTCACTCTCACACAAGTAGTGAGAGGAGGAATATTACCATTAGAGGCTGTTGgatcccttctctctcttagCTTAGATCACAACCACTCATATAACTAGTagtaagaaaatagaaaatccACATGGCACTCATAGCCTTTACAAATCAGGACTTTACACTTGGCATTCTTTGCACAAATGAATACACCATTTAAATCAcaaaacttattctaattttatcaACTCACAacttataattcaacactcCCTTTTAAGTTTTGAGCTAATTTCACACCAAGCATGTCTCTGAGATAGTTGAACCAACCCTTGGTTAAAGCCTTAGTGAAAATATCTGCCACTTGCTCATTAGTTGGACAGTATACTAAGTCAATTATCCCTTCTTGCAGTGCATCATTGATGAAAAGGTATCTTCTGTCAATGTGCTTAGTTTTCTGGTCAAACACTGGATTTTTAGTGATTGCAATTACAGCTATATTGTCACAGTGCACTGGAGTTGCTTCAGTTTGTAACTCACCAAAGTCTTCAAGTACGAATCTAAGCCAAATGGCTTGTGCAGTTGCCTCAAAATCACTGATATACTCTACTTCTGTAGTGGAAAGAACTACACAATTTTGTTTCACTGAAGCCCATGAAAATACCCCActaccaaaagaaaaggaataaCCAAAAGTGCTTTTACTGTCATCAATTGATCTTCCCCAATCACTGTCACAGAACCTGACTAGCA
This genomic stretch from Pyrus communis chromosome 2, drPyrComm1.1, whole genome shotgun sequence harbors:
- the LOC137724935 gene encoding secreted RxLR effector protein 161-like; this encodes MYAANPLARFMHNPTNKHFGTAKRALRYIKGTLDYGFEYVKGKNAMLVRFCDSDWGRSIDDSKSTFGYSFSFGSGVFSWASVKQNCVVLSTTEVEYISDFEATAQAIWLRFVLEDFGELQTEATPVHCDNIAVIAITKNPVFDQKTKHIDRRYLFINDALQEGIIDLVYCPTNEQVADIFTKALTKGWFNYLRDMLGVKLAQNLKGSVEL